In one window of Meiothermus sp. DNA:
- a CDS encoding PEGA domain-containing protein: MKRIFSTALGFLLAGSALAAPELSPQSIIVNPVPTDLQVRVWVNKDPAKTGNPVYQIGERIQVSVQVNQEAYVYIFSVKSTGEIGLILPNAFDQNNLLRAGETRTFPPATGARYSLDVGGPEGQDRVLAVASRQPLSLAQIANIQTGQVNVQGADNLARALSIVVTPLPERDWVSNVAFFIVGRAAVTPVQPVQPGTGTLSVNSNPSGAQVLVEGRVVGSTPLNLVVRPGRVDVELRLGGYQPFRTSVQVRPGETAVVNANLTPVVQNGLLQISSNPQGAQVLVNGRVVGNTPLNLTVQPGRYDIELRLGGYQGFRTSVAVDNGQTVPVNVNLQALRGALEVFTNVEARIFLDGREVGQTRGGFLRLEDVEPGNTQLVALAPGFRVEVRDVRAEPGRVIQVRLNLNRAR, encoded by the coding sequence ATGAAGCGAATCTTCTCAACGGCACTTGGATTTCTACTAGCAGGCTCCGCTCTGGCTGCGCCCGAACTAAGCCCTCAGAGCATCATCGTCAACCCGGTACCCACCGACCTGCAGGTGCGGGTCTGGGTCAACAAAGACCCCGCCAAAACCGGCAACCCGGTTTATCAGATTGGGGAGCGCATCCAGGTTTCGGTGCAGGTCAACCAGGAGGCCTATGTCTACATTTTCAGCGTCAAGTCCACGGGCGAGATTGGCCTGATTCTGCCCAACGCCTTCGACCAGAACAACCTGCTGCGGGCCGGCGAGACCCGTACCTTCCCACCGGCAACCGGGGCCCGCTACAGCCTGGATGTGGGGGGCCCCGAGGGCCAGGACCGGGTGCTGGCCGTGGCCAGCCGCCAGCCGCTTTCGCTCGCACAGATTGCCAACATCCAGACCGGGCAGGTCAACGTGCAGGGCGCCGATAACCTGGCCCGGGCGCTTTCGATTGTGGTCACGCCGCTGCCCGAGCGCGACTGGGTGAGCAACGTGGCCTTTTTTATCGTGGGGCGGGCAGCTGTTACACCGGTACAGCCGGTACAGCCCGGAACGGGAACCCTGAGTGTGAACTCCAACCCTTCGGGCGCTCAGGTGCTGGTGGAAGGCCGTGTGGTGGGCAGTACGCCCCTAAACCTCGTGGTGCGCCCCGGTCGTGTGGATGTGGAACTGCGCCTGGGCGGCTACCAACCTTTCCGTACCTCGGTGCAGGTTCGCCCTGGCGAGACTGCGGTGGTAAACGCCAACCTGACCCCAGTGGTACAGAACGGTCTATTGCAGATAAGCTCCAACCCACAGGGCGCTCAGGTGCTGGTGAATGGCCGGGTGGTGGGCAATACCCCCCTCAACCTGACCGTGCAGCCGGGCCGCTACGACATCGAACTGCGCCTGGGGGGCTACCAGGGGTTCCGCACCTCGGTGGCGGTGGACAACGGGCAGACCGTGCCGGTGAATGTGAACCTGCAGGCCCTGCGGGGAGCGCTCGAGGTTTTCACCAACGTGGAGGCCCGCATCTTCCTGGATGGGCGCGAGGTGGGCCAGACCCGAGGCGGTTTCCTGCGGCTCGAGGATGTAGAACCGGGCAACACGCAACTCGTAGCCCTGGCCCCAGGTTTCCGGGTGGAGGTGCGCGACGTGCGGGCCGAGCCGGGACGGGTGATACAAGTCCGCTTGAACCTGAACCGCGCCCGCTAA
- the pgm gene encoding phosphoglucomutase (alpha-D-glucose-1,6-bisphosphate-dependent), with translation MSLHPLAGKPAPHSILANIPRLVSSYYALQPNPENPAQQVAFGTSGHRGTSLAGTFNEAQILAVSQAVAEYRAEQGITGPLFLGMDTHALSEAAWITAVEVLTANGVDVRVARGRGYTPTPLVSHAILEYNRGRQGGRSPLGQSPGGPVYQGGLADGIVITPSHNPPQDGGFKYNPPSGGPADTSVTKVVQERANQILRDGLIEVKRWPLSQALNTVQEFDFVRPYVQQLSSILDMEAIKAAGVRIGVDPLGGTSLEVWQQIAQHYGLNLTIVNERIDPSFAFMTVDKDGKIRMDCSSPYAMASLIGLKDRFDVAIGNDPDADRHGIVTPDGLMNPNHYLAVCIFYLYQHRPQWRPDMGVGKTLVSSSMIDRVAASLGRRLVEVPVGFKYFVDGLLAGTIGFGGEESAGASFLRKDGSAWSTDKDGIVLGLLAAEILAKTGKSPSQHYRDLEARFGASVYTRIDAEANSTQKKALASLSPEMITATELAGEPIRAKLTRAPGNNEPIGGLKVVTENAWFAARPSGTEDVYKIYAESFKGQAHLEHVLIEAREVVNAAFRAAGVL, from the coding sequence ATGAGCCTACATCCCCTGGCGGGCAAACCTGCCCCTCACAGCATTCTGGCTAACATCCCTCGGCTGGTGAGCAGCTACTACGCCCTCCAGCCCAACCCCGAGAACCCCGCCCAGCAGGTGGCCTTCGGCACCAGCGGCCACCGGGGTACTTCGCTGGCGGGCACCTTCAACGAGGCCCAAATTCTGGCGGTCTCGCAGGCGGTGGCCGAGTACCGCGCGGAGCAGGGCATCACCGGGCCGCTTTTTTTGGGGATGGACACCCACGCCCTTTCCGAGGCCGCCTGGATTACCGCGGTAGAGGTACTGACGGCCAATGGGGTGGATGTGCGGGTGGCCAGAGGGCGCGGCTACACCCCCACGCCCCTGGTTTCCCATGCCATCCTCGAGTACAACCGAGGCCGTCAGGGTGGACGATCCCCTTTGGGACAGAGCCCTGGCGGGCCTGTTTACCAGGGCGGACTGGCCGATGGCATCGTGATAACCCCCAGCCACAACCCCCCCCAGGACGGCGGCTTCAAGTACAACCCCCCCAGCGGCGGACCCGCCGACACCAGCGTGACCAAGGTGGTGCAGGAGCGGGCCAACCAAATTCTGCGCGACGGCCTCATCGAGGTAAAGCGCTGGCCCCTAAGCCAGGCTTTGAATACTGTGCAGGAGTTCGACTTCGTCAGGCCCTACGTGCAGCAGTTGAGCAGCATCCTGGATATGGAGGCCATCAAGGCGGCGGGGGTGCGCATTGGGGTAGACCCCCTGGGAGGCACCTCGCTCGAGGTCTGGCAGCAGATTGCCCAGCACTACGGCCTGAACCTGACCATCGTCAACGAACGCATTGACCCCAGCTTTGCCTTCATGACCGTAGACAAAGACGGCAAAATTCGCATGGACTGCTCGTCGCCCTACGCCATGGCCTCGCTGATTGGCCTCAAGGACCGTTTCGACGTGGCCATCGGCAACGACCCCGACGCCGACCGGCACGGCATCGTGACCCCCGATGGGCTGATGAACCCCAACCACTACCTGGCGGTGTGCATCTTCTACCTTTACCAGCACCGTCCCCAGTGGCGGCCGGATATGGGGGTGGGGAAGACCCTGGTCAGCAGCAGCATGATTGACCGGGTGGCCGCTAGTCTGGGCAGGCGGCTGGTGGAAGTGCCGGTGGGCTTCAAATATTTCGTGGATGGGCTGCTGGCAGGAACCATCGGGTTTGGTGGTGAGGAAAGCGCGGGGGCCTCGTTCTTGCGCAAGGACGGTTCGGCCTGGAGCACCGACAAGGACGGTATCGTTCTGGGTTTGCTGGCCGCCGAGATTCTGGCCAAAACCGGCAAATCGCCCAGCCAGCACTACCGCGACCTCGAGGCCCGCTTTGGTGCCTCGGTCTACACCCGTATAGACGCCGAGGCCAACAGCACCCAGAAAAAAGCCCTGGCCAGCCTCTCGCCCGAGATGATCACGGCTACCGAGCTGGCTGGCGAGCCCATTCGGGCCAAACTGACCCGCGCCCCCGGCAATAACGAGCCCATCGGGGGGCTCAAGGTCGTGACCGAGAACGCCTGGTTTGCCGCCCGGCCCTCCGGCACCGAGGACGTGTACAAGATTTATGCCGAAAGCTTCAAGGGCCAAGCACACCTGGAACACGTGCTGATCGAGGCCAGGGAAGTGGTGAATGCGGCTTTCAGGGCGGCGGGGGTTTTGTGA
- the lhgO gene encoding L-2-hydroxyglutarate oxidase encodes MKTCDYLIIGGGIVGLTIALELKKRNRAASIVVLEKEAELAVHGSGRNSGVLHAGFYYTADSLKARFTREGNARWKQFVEERGLQINRCGKLVVAKNEQEVEGLRELKRRGDRNGVETYLISLEEAKKIEPRVKSTELALWSPNTATVDPKECMAAMAAECRVQGIEIRLNSPYQARRGQDVITPQEAYSAGFVVNAAGLHADKVAHDFGIGQRYRILPFKGLYVYGSEPVGALRTNIYPVPDLRNTFLGVHFTVTVDGKAKIGPTAIPAFWRENYEGLKGFDAAEALSILRDEAILFFRNDFNFRGIALEEIKKYSQAYLVKQASALLEGVRLENYRTWGRPGIRAQLYDHQDKKLVMDFMLMGNPEGLHVLNAISPAWTASMPFAEYVVDQIEALHKGKEVAKA; translated from the coding sequence GTGAAAACCTGCGATTACCTGATTATCGGTGGGGGCATTGTGGGCCTGACGATTGCCCTCGAGCTCAAAAAGCGCAACCGGGCGGCGAGCATTGTGGTGCTGGAAAAAGAAGCGGAACTGGCCGTACACGGTTCGGGGCGCAACTCGGGGGTGCTGCACGCTGGCTTTTACTACACCGCCGACTCGCTCAAGGCCCGCTTTACGCGCGAGGGCAATGCCCGCTGGAAGCAGTTTGTGGAAGAGCGCGGCCTCCAAATCAACCGCTGCGGCAAGCTGGTAGTGGCCAAAAACGAACAGGAGGTGGAGGGACTGCGCGAACTCAAGCGCCGGGGCGACCGGAACGGTGTCGAGACCTATCTGATCTCCCTCGAGGAGGCCAAAAAAATCGAGCCCCGGGTCAAGTCCACCGAGCTGGCCCTGTGGTCACCCAATACCGCTACCGTAGACCCCAAGGAATGCATGGCGGCCATGGCGGCGGAGTGTCGGGTCCAGGGGATTGAAATTCGCCTGAATAGCCCCTACCAGGCCCGGCGGGGCCAGGATGTCATCACACCCCAGGAGGCCTACAGCGCGGGCTTTGTGGTCAATGCCGCGGGGCTTCATGCCGACAAGGTCGCCCACGACTTTGGCATTGGCCAGCGCTACCGCATTCTGCCTTTCAAGGGCCTGTATGTGTACGGTTCAGAGCCGGTGGGAGCGCTCCGAACGAACATCTACCCGGTGCCCGACCTGCGCAACACCTTCCTGGGCGTCCACTTCACCGTAACGGTGGATGGCAAAGCCAAAATTGGCCCCACCGCCATCCCCGCCTTCTGGCGCGAGAACTACGAGGGACTCAAAGGCTTCGATGCCGCTGAAGCCCTTTCGATCCTGCGCGACGAGGCCATTCTGTTTTTCCGCAACGACTTTAACTTCCGGGGGATTGCCCTGGAGGAAATCAAAAAATACTCGCAGGCCTATTTGGTCAAACAGGCCTCGGCTTTGCTCGAGGGGGTCAGGCTGGAAAACTACCGCACCTGGGGCCGCCCCGGCATCCGCGCCCAGCTCTACGACCACCAGGACAAAAAACTGGTGATGGACTTCATGCTTATGGGCAACCCGGAGGGCCTGCACGTGCTGAACGCCATCTCGCCAGCCTGGACCGCTTCCATGCCCTTTGCCGAGTATGTGGTGGATCAGATCGAGGCCTTGCATAAGGGTAAAGAGGTGGCAAAAGCGTAG
- a CDS encoding mechanosensitive ion channel family protein — protein sequence METSSVWLRTIISIGLLILGFWVGRGGMGLLTWLGRLTPDERDDRYWRVVGWLWWGVTGLMIASLILHVWAVVLEPLHGWGRTLYVWLGERGLSVLLIAGATSLALRLVPRLLQRVPVGTGEFSREQVRAQTLKSVLESVLQVLIVVLGVLFALSNLGLNVTALLAGAGVVGLGISLAAQNLIRDVLNGFFILLEDQYGVGDVITVGQLSGGVERFNLRITVLRDLEGRVHFIPNSTIQQVTVMSRDWARAVVDVSVAYETPVDRALEVIRSEAEAFYHDPEWRDKFTDQPPETLGIQQLADSGILIRVLLNAKPKEQWAIGREFRRRIKLRLDAEGIAIPYPTRRIVST from the coding sequence ATGGAGACCTCGAGCGTCTGGCTACGCACCATCATCAGCATTGGCCTCTTGATTCTGGGTTTTTGGGTCGGACGGGGCGGCATGGGCCTCCTGACCTGGCTGGGCCGCCTGACCCCAGACGAGCGGGATGACCGCTACTGGCGGGTGGTGGGCTGGCTGTGGTGGGGGGTTACGGGGCTGATGATTGCCTCGCTCATATTGCATGTCTGGGCGGTGGTGCTCGAGCCCCTGCACGGCTGGGGTCGTACCCTGTACGTCTGGCTGGGTGAGCGGGGTCTGTCGGTGCTCTTGATTGCCGGGGCGACCTCGCTGGCGCTGCGTCTGGTGCCCCGGCTGTTGCAACGGGTGCCGGTGGGCACCGGTGAGTTCAGCCGTGAACAGGTGCGGGCCCAGACCCTCAAGAGCGTACTGGAGTCGGTGCTGCAGGTCTTGATTGTGGTGCTGGGGGTGCTTTTTGCCCTCTCCAACCTGGGCCTGAACGTGACCGCCTTGCTGGCCGGGGCCGGGGTGGTGGGGCTTGGTATCTCGCTGGCCGCGCAAAACCTGATCCGGGACGTGCTCAACGGGTTTTTTATTCTGCTGGAAGACCAGTACGGGGTGGGTGATGTGATTACGGTGGGCCAGCTTTCGGGCGGGGTGGAGCGCTTCAATCTGCGGATTACCGTGCTGCGCGACCTGGAGGGCCGGGTGCACTTTATCCCCAACTCCACCATCCAGCAGGTCACGGTCATGAGCCGCGACTGGGCCCGGGCCGTGGTGGATGTCTCGGTGGCCTACGAAACGCCGGTGGACAGGGCCCTGGAGGTCATACGTTCGGAGGCCGAAGCCTTTTACCACGACCCCGAGTGGCGTGACAAGTTCACCGACCAGCCCCCCGAGACCCTGGGCATCCAGCAACTGGCCGACTCGGGCATCCTGATTCGCGTGCTTCTTAACGCCAAACCCAAAGAACAGTGGGCCATTGGCCGGGAGTTCCGCCGCCGCATCAAGCTGCGTCTCGATGCCGAGGGAATCGCCATCCCTTACCCCACCCGGCGCATTGTCAGCACCTGA
- the plsX gene encoding phosphate acyltransferase PlsX, translated as MKPIALDAMGGDHAPRVTVEGALLAKSQGIPVVLVGPTDTLKEELRRQGGDLPIVEAPEYITMQDHATDVRKKRRASINVCMELVKQKEASAVVAMGHTGATLASALFNLGRIKGVDRPTLLIELPSEQGRTYLTDGGANVDCRPEWLVQFAVMATAYAQAQGVENPSVGLLSIGEEEEKGNELTLKTFPLLKATPGIRFYGNVEGRDIFKGTTDIVVTDGYTGNIVLKLSEGEARTLFKWVREALSGGSLLTKLGALLVRGALQGLRARMDPAEYGAMPLLGVEGPVFIGHGSADGRAVQSAVRKAKGVVEAGLVERVRAGIGRLAGF; from the coding sequence ATGAAGCCGATTGCGCTAGACGCCATGGGGGGCGACCATGCCCCCAGGGTCACGGTCGAAGGGGCGCTCCTGGCCAAAAGCCAGGGGATTCCGGTCGTTTTAGTGGGCCCTACCGATACGCTGAAGGAGGAACTGCGGCGACAAGGGGGCGACCTGCCCATCGTGGAAGCCCCGGAGTACATCACCATGCAAGACCATGCCACCGACGTGCGCAAGAAGCGCCGGGCCTCCATAAACGTGTGCATGGAACTGGTCAAGCAAAAAGAGGCCTCGGCGGTGGTGGCCATGGGGCACACCGGGGCCACGCTGGCCTCGGCTTTGTTCAACCTGGGGCGCATTAAGGGGGTGGATCGGCCCACTCTGCTCATTGAGCTGCCGAGCGAACAAGGCCGCACCTACCTGACCGATGGCGGGGCCAACGTGGACTGTCGCCCAGAGTGGCTGGTGCAGTTTGCCGTCATGGCCACCGCGTATGCCCAGGCCCAGGGGGTGGAGAACCCCAGCGTGGGGCTCCTATCCATCGGCGAAGAGGAGGAAAAGGGCAACGAACTGACCCTAAAAACCTTTCCGCTGCTCAAGGCCACACCGGGTATTCGCTTTTATGGCAATGTGGAAGGGCGCGATATTTTCAAAGGCACCACCGATATTGTGGTCACCGACGGCTATACCGGCAACATAGTGCTCAAGCTTTCCGAAGGCGAGGCGCGCACCCTCTTCAAGTGGGTTCGGGAAGCGCTGAGCGGGGGTTCTCTGCTCACCAAACTGGGGGCCTTGTTGGTGCGGGGGGCCTTGCAGGGCTTGCGGGCCAGGATGGACCCCGCCGAGTACGGCGCGATGCCGCTGTTGGGGGTAGAAGGCCCGGTGTTCATCGGCCACGGTTCCGCCGATGGGCGGGCCGTGCAGAGCGCCGTTCGCAAGGCCAAGGGTGTGGTGGAGGCGGGTCTGGTGGAGCGGGTGCGGGCCGGCATAGGCAGGCTGGCCGGTTTCTAG
- a CDS encoding cytochrome P450 has translation MQTHHLNINDPAFVYDPYPTLADLRENLPVFYDEVWNKIFFLRYEDIANLLRDRRLGRSITHILSRDELGWPPPNPLTRDFDHFQENHMLDNEPPKHTRLKGLMMKAFTPARVEGLRGKIQKIVNDLLDRAEDRGQMDLLTDYAEPLPVTVIAELLGVPEEDRHRLRPWSAKIVKLYELGYTDTQAKEANQAVVEFSAYIKQLADERRKKPGEDLISALVQVEEQGDKLTPDELVANCILLLNAGHEATVNGTTAGFLALARNLEQMERAREAAAKNQPEFFKLAVEELLRYDTPLPMFERWVLEDFDYKGIPLRRGQEVALMYASGNRDPRKFADPDRLELTRTDNFHLTFGLGIHYCIGAPLARLELQTSFQTLLKRLPSIHLATDTIEYAGGFVIRGHKAMPVAW, from the coding sequence ATGCAAACCCACCACCTCAACATCAACGACCCTGCGTTCGTTTACGACCCATACCCCACCCTGGCCGACCTGCGGGAGAATTTACCGGTCTTCTACGACGAGGTCTGGAACAAAATTTTTTTCTTGCGCTACGAAGACATCGCCAACCTGTTGCGTGATAGGCGGCTGGGACGCTCGATTACCCACATCCTCTCGCGCGATGAGCTGGGCTGGCCCCCGCCCAACCCCCTGACCCGCGACTTCGACCACTTCCAGGAAAACCACATGCTCGACAACGAGCCGCCCAAGCATACCCGCCTCAAAGGCCTGATGATGAAAGCCTTTACCCCGGCCCGGGTAGAAGGGCTGCGGGGAAAAATCCAGAAGATTGTGAATGATCTGCTCGACCGTGCGGAAGACCGGGGCCAGATGGATCTGCTGACCGACTACGCTGAACCCCTGCCGGTAACGGTAATCGCCGAGCTTTTGGGCGTTCCTGAGGAAGACCGCCACCGCTTGCGCCCTTGGTCGGCGAAAATTGTGAAGCTATACGAGCTAGGCTACACCGATACGCAGGCCAAAGAAGCCAACCAGGCGGTGGTGGAGTTTTCTGCTTACATCAAGCAACTGGCCGATGAGCGCCGTAAAAAGCCCGGCGAAGACCTGATTTCGGCGCTGGTACAGGTCGAAGAACAAGGCGATAAGCTCACCCCCGACGAGCTGGTGGCCAACTGCATTTTGCTGCTCAATGCCGGCCACGAGGCCACTGTCAATGGCACCACTGCGGGTTTTCTGGCCCTCGCGCGCAACCTCGAGCAGATGGAACGGGCCAGGGAGGCCGCGGCCAAAAACCAGCCCGAGTTTTTCAAGCTGGCCGTGGAGGAACTGCTGCGCTACGACACCCCCCTGCCCATGTTCGAGCGCTGGGTGCTGGAAGATTTTGACTACAAGGGCATCCCCCTGCGCCGCGGCCAGGAGGTCGCCCTGATGTATGCCTCGGGCAACCGCGACCCGCGCAAGTTCGCCGACCCCGACCGGCTCGAGCTGACCCGAACCGATAACTTCCACCTCACCTTTGGGCTGGGTATTCACTACTGCATTGGGGCGCCCCTGGCCCGTTTGGAGCTGCAAACCTCTTTTCAAACCCTGCTCAAGCGGCTCCCCAGCATCCACCTGGCCACCGACACCATCGAGTACGCCGGTGGGTTCGTGATTCGCGGCCACAAGGCCATGCCGGTGGCCTGGTAG
- the trxA gene encoding thioredoxin, producing the protein MAKPIEVNDANFDATLKENQYVLVDFWAEWCGPCRMVAPVMEELAKEYEGKVTVAKLDVDANPQTAMKFRVMSIPTIILFKNGQPVEVMVGAAPKNNFVARLNKHVSVSA; encoded by the coding sequence ATGGCCAAACCTATCGAAGTGAACGATGCAAACTTTGACGCAACCCTCAAGGAAAATCAGTACGTGCTGGTGGATTTCTGGGCCGAGTGGTGCGGCCCTTGCCGCATGGTGGCCCCGGTCATGGAAGAGCTGGCCAAAGAATACGAAGGCAAGGTGACGGTGGCCAAGCTGGATGTGGACGCCAACCCACAAACTGCCATGAAATTCCGGGTTATGAGCATTCCCACCATTATTTTGTTCAAGAACGGCCAGCCGGTAGAGGTGATGGTGGGTGCCGCGCCCAAGAACAACTTTGTGGCCCGGCTCAACAAACACGTGTCGGTAAGCGCCTAG
- a CDS encoding DUF309 domain-containing protein has protein sequence MQNSHLLGMPEYIEAQKLWRQGQFWEVHEALEPLWLKLSGSDRELTHGIILLAAALHKARTNPRGGWRNFEKALKHLESLPETHQGIRVGVLVEEVRRALLQGPPYRPDFPLL, from the coding sequence GTGCAGAATTCGCATTTGCTGGGTATGCCAGAATACATCGAGGCCCAGAAGCTGTGGCGGCAGGGCCAATTCTGGGAGGTTCACGAGGCTTTAGAGCCCCTCTGGCTAAAGCTCTCGGGGTCTGACCGCGAACTGACCCACGGTATCATCCTGCTGGCCGCCGCCCTGCACAAAGCCCGTACCAACCCCAGGGGCGGTTGGCGCAATTTCGAGAAGGCCCTAAAGCACCTGGAAAGCCTCCCTGAAACCCACCAGGGCATCCGGGTAGGAGTCCTGGTGGAAGAGGTGCGGCGGGCCCTGCTGCAAGGCCCACCTTACCGGCCCGATTTTCCCTTGCTATGA
- a CDS encoding YegP family protein, which translates to MAGKFVLSTTADGQYMFNLKAGNGETILTSERYQSKDGALNGIDSVRKNAPLDERYERRTASNGAPYFVLKAANHQEIGRSEMYSSPAAMENGMASVKRNAPEAALDDQTAS; encoded by the coding sequence ATGGCAGGCAAGTTTGTGCTCTCCACCACCGCAGATGGGCAGTATATGTTCAACCTCAAGGCCGGCAACGGCGAGACCATTCTCACCAGCGAGCGTTACCAGAGCAAGGATGGAGCCCTCAACGGTATTGATTCAGTGCGCAAGAACGCCCCTCTGGATGAGCGCTATGAGCGCCGCACGGCCAGCAACGGTGCCCCCTACTTTGTGCTCAAGGCCGCCAACCACCAAGAAATTGGGCGCAGCGAGATGTATAGCTCCCCAGCAGCCATGGAAAACGGCATGGCCTCGGTCAAGCGCAACGCTCCCGAAGCTGCCCTGGATGACCAAACCGCCTCATAG
- a CDS encoding ubiquinol-cytochrome c reductase iron-sulfur subunit, with amino-acid sequence MTRRQATKALLVSTIGVVAGAGRAQAPAPQRIAELGRLGEVGSDVPFDFARQKALLVRVPPPQKPNPRVLQAGSIYLTAFSRTCTHAGCIVPLPDQRGLMECGCHGSRFRADGVLLDGPAPTDLRAIALELRQNEVWAVGWLENP; translated from the coding sequence GTGACCCGTCGACAAGCCACCAAAGCCTTGCTGGTGAGTACCATCGGGGTTGTAGCGGGCGCGGGCCGGGCCCAGGCCCCAGCACCCCAGCGCATTGCCGAGCTGGGTCGGCTGGGCGAGGTCGGGTCCGATGTGCCCTTTGATTTTGCCCGCCAGAAAGCGCTGCTGGTGCGGGTGCCCCCACCGCAAAAACCCAACCCTCGAGTGCTCCAGGCGGGCTCGATCTACCTGACCGCCTTCAGCCGTACCTGTACCCATGCTGGCTGCATCGTTCCGCTGCCCGACCAGCGCGGCCTTATGGAGTGCGGCTGCCACGGAAGCCGTTTCCGCGCCGATGGGGTGCTTCTGGATGGCCCCGCCCCTACCGACCTGCGGGCGATTGCCCTCGAGCTTCGCCAGAACGAGGTTTGGGCCGTGGGCTGGCTGGAAAACCCCTAG
- a CDS encoding alkaline phosphatase yields MKRRDLIKAGVVAGAAAALSAQAQSAQANQPGILARARNLIFFAYDGMGWEDYAIAQFYSRRVLGKPLALERFLATGVSGLQNTNSLTSFVTESSAAGTAWSTGVKTVNGGLAIHIDGRKLTPIFALAKQQGKAVGLVSTATITHATPASFVVSNPDRNAEEQIAEQYLDFGAEVYLGGGTRFFDPAVRRDKKDMYAAFAEKGYGVVKNPRELQASNASKLLGVFSSSHVPYEADRRFQGVDVPSLAQMTRAALPRLAAHSRGFVLQVEAARIDHANHLNDPVGSMWDILAADEALEVVMNFVDQNPDTLLIIGSDHVCGAPALYGTGSSYREGSAGVLQLEGQKGTFEYILGRLGNNPSPDQVVEIFRTVKGVTLKPEQAQAVVDAITKRVYLPDGVRYGVQPANTLSWVMRQTNASKPDLPNIGWNSGQHTAGPTLFGVYGRGVGAVRIGLIDNTYNFTLMTRALGIRFQNPVMSEQEALEVLKARAESPILHPQDVMA; encoded by the coding sequence ATGAAACGCAGAGACCTAATCAAAGCAGGTGTCGTAGCAGGTGCAGCAGCGGCTCTATCGGCCCAGGCCCAAAGCGCCCAGGCCAACCAGCCGGGCATTCTGGCCCGTGCCCGCAACCTGATTTTCTTCGCTTACGACGGCATGGGTTGGGAAGACTATGCCATTGCCCAGTTCTACTCGAGGCGCGTACTGGGCAAGCCGCTGGCCCTCGAGCGCTTCCTGGCCACCGGCGTGAGCGGCCTGCAAAACACCAACAGCCTCACCAGCTTCGTCACCGAGTCGAGCGCCGCCGGCACCGCCTGGAGCACCGGGGTCAAGACCGTCAACGGCGGGCTGGCCATACACATCGACGGGCGCAAACTCACCCCCATCTTTGCCCTGGCCAAGCAGCAAGGCAAGGCGGTGGGGCTGGTCTCCACCGCTACCATCACCCACGCCACCCCGGCCAGCTTCGTGGTTTCCAACCCCGACCGCAACGCCGAGGAGCAAATTGCCGAACAGTACCTTGATTTTGGCGCCGAAGTGTACCTGGGCGGCGGTACCCGCTTTTTCGACCCCGCGGTGCGGCGCGATAAGAAGGACATGTACGCGGCTTTTGCCGAAAAGGGCTATGGGGTGGTGAAAAACCCCAGGGAGCTCCAGGCTTCCAACGCCTCTAAGCTCCTGGGGGTGTTTAGCAGCAGCCACGTACCCTACGAGGCCGACCGGCGTTTCCAAGGCGTAGACGTGCCCAGCCTGGCCCAGATGACCCGGGCCGCCCTGCCGCGCCTGGCCGCCCATTCCCGGGGGTTCGTGCTCCAGGTCGAGGCCGCCCGCATCGACCACGCCAACCACCTCAACGACCCTGTCGGAAGCATGTGGGATATTCTGGCTGCCGATGAAGCCCTCGAGGTGGTGATGAACTTTGTGGACCAGAACCCCGACACCCTCCTCATCATCGGCTCTGACCACGTTTGTGGGGCCCCTGCGCTCTACGGTACGGGTTCTTCGTACCGCGAGGGCAGCGCGGGGGTGTTGCAGCTCGAGGGCCAAAAGGGCACCTTCGAATATATTCTGGGCCGCCTGGGCAACAACCCCAGCCCCGATCAGGTGGTGGAAATTTTCCGCACCGTCAAAGGTGTCACCCTCAAACCCGAGCAGGCCCAGGCGGTGGTGGATGCCATCACCAAGCGGGTTTACCTGCCGGACGGGGTGCGCTATGGGGTTCAGCCGGCCAACACCCTGTCCTGGGTGATGCGCCAGACCAACGCCAGCAAACCCGACCTGCCCAACATCGGCTGGAACTCCGGCCAGCACACGGCTGGGCCCACCCTGTTTGGGGTGTACGGTCGGGGTGTAGGTGCCGTGCGCATAGGTCTGATTGACAACACCTACAACTTCACCCTGATGACCCGGGCCCTGGGTATCCGCTTCCAGAACCCGGTTATGAGCGAACAGGAGGCCCTCGAGGTGCTCAAGGCGCGGGCCGAGAGCCCCATCCTGCACCCCCAGGATGTGATGGCCTAG